The sequence TGACTTTACTTCAAATGGACCACATTGATATTGCCCACAGGGAAGACCATCCATTGCCATTTAATGTAAAACATGTTCAAAAATGTATCAAACATACCATTACATTAGATTATGGAGAGGTAACAGATATTTCCCCAGATATAAGATTAACCTTACATAATGCAGGCCATATCTTAGGTTCTGCAATGTGCCATATGCATATTGGAGATGGTCAACACAACCTTGTATATACTGGAGATTTCAAATATGAAAGAAGTAGATTGTTAGAACCTGCAACTACCAGATTCCCAAGGGCTGAAACCATAGTCATGGAAAGTACATATGGTGGCCGTGACGATATTCACCCATCAAGAAACGAGGCAGAAAAACAGATGATGAAATATATCTACCTTACCTTAAAACGTGGAGGAAAGGTTTTAGTTCCGGTATTTGCTGTTGGAAGGGCACAAGAGTTAATGATTGTACTTGAAGAATACATGCGCCACGGATTAATAGATGAGGTACCGATATATATTGATGGTATGATTTGGGAAGCAACTGCAATACACACTGCAAGACCAGAATATTTAAGTAAAGACTTAAGAGACCAAATCTTCCATATGGGAAGAAATCCATTTGTTTCTGATTCATTTATTAAAGTAAACAACCCAGATCAAAGAAAAGACATTGTTGAAGGAGATCCATGTATCATTCTTTCAACCTCAGGTATGTTAACTGGAGGAAACTCAGTCGAATACTTTAAATGCCTATGTGAGGATGAGAAGAATACTTTAATCTTTGTAGGTTACCAGGCTGAAGGTTCACTAGGTAAAAGAATCCAAAAAGGATACAAAGAAATACCTCTTGAAGTTAATAATAAAACCAAGGTATTTAATGTAAAAATGGAAATCGAAACAATTAGCGGATTCAGTGGTCACTCCAACAGACGTCAATTAATGGAATATGTTAAAAGGTTAAGTCCAAGACCTGAAAAGATCATAGTCTGTCATGGAGATCCATATAAGACAGTGGACCTAGCAAGTAGTATCCATAGAAGCTACAAAATGGAAACCAAAACCCCATTAAACCTTGAATGTACCAGAATTCAATAAAGTTTTTCTCTTTAAAAAAATAGATAAACACGGTAAGTATTTTAAACTATTTAAAATACTTATACCTTATTTTTAAACAGAATTGAAAAAGATTATTTAATAATATTAAAAACTTATTTTACAAATAGATTTTACAAGATAACAATTAAATACAAGAATATATTTAAATTAACTATTATTTTTAAAAAATCTAAAAAATATATGAAATCTAATTAATATCTAATTTTTGAAATTTTTTTAATAAAAATATTATTTTAATTAATAAATCTATAATAAAAATTTAAAAAAACTTTAAAATAAAATATAAAACTTAAAATATAATAAAAATTAAATATGTAGTTGTAGAAATTATTTAAAAAAAATTTTATAATCTATATATTTTATAGTTTAAAGATAATTACGGTATCCAAAAGCCTTGAAAAAAATAAAAGCACTATAAAAGATTCAATCTATTTTATTGTTTTATATTTTCAAAAGAAGAATAAAAGTAATAAATTTTAATATTAAGAATTACATATAATATTATATAAGATTATAAAAATTTTTTAAAATAATAGGTGAATATATGGTTACATATTCAGAATCTGGTGTAGATATAGATCTTGAAGCAGTTACTGTTTCTAAATTAGCTTCAAAATTAAAAGATACATTAGAAAATAGAGAAGTTTTAACTGAAAGTGGTCATTTTGCTGCTTTAATTCCTCTTGAAGATAAAGCTATAGCAATGAGTACTGATGGAGTAGGTAGTAAAATTTTAATTGCAAAAATGATGAATAAATTTGATACTGTAGGAATAGACTGTATTGCAATGGTTGTTAATGATATACTTTGCGTAGGTGCAGAACCAATAGCTTTAGTTGATTATCTTGCAGTTGAAGAACCTGATCCTGAAAGGGCAGAAGAAATTGCTGAAGGTTTAGTTAAAGGTGCAAATGAATCCAACATTGCAATTATTGGTGGTGAAACCGCATCCTTACCTGGAATTATAAAAGACTTTGATTTAGCAGGAACTGGTATTGGATATGTAGATAAAGATAGAATAATTACCGGTAGTGAGATTGAAGAGGGAGACATATTAATAGGTCTTCGAAGTACTGGTATACATAGTAATGGTTACAGTTTAGCTAGAAAAGCTCTTTTTGAAAATGCAGGCTTGAAAATTGATGATCCCCTACCTTATGATTCCAATACAACCGTTGGAGAGGAATTATTAAAACCAACTAAATTATATGTTAAACCAATTGTTGACTTATTAAAATCCGATTTCAATATTAAAGGATTAGCACACATTACAGGAGGAGGATTTACTAATTTAAATAGACTTAAAGATGGTGTTGGATATAACATTAATAATTTACCAGAGCCACAGGACATATTTAAATTAATATACCAACAAGACGTTCCTATTGAAGAGATGTATAGAGTATTCAATATGGGAATAGGTTTTGTTGTAATTGCTTCTGCTGAGGATGCAGATGCTATCTTAGAAAGGTTAAACGAAAGCGTTGAAGCCTATAAGATAGGCAATGTTATTTCTGAAGAGAAAATTATCATAAAAACCTTTGAAGATACTGAAATTGAATATTAATATTTCTTAATTTTACAATTTTTTAAATAAAATTTAATTTAAAATTTAAAACCAATATACAAATTTTTAATTATGAAGGTGTTTTAATGCAAATTACAGAAGAAAATGAGAAAGCTCTTGTAAAAGAGATTTTATTAAAGTTAGGAGTTAATGATGCTGATGCTAATTTAGTTACTGAAGTAGTGCTTGATGCAGATTTAAAAGGCTTCACATCACATGGAATTGGAAGATTCCCACAATATATTAAAACAATTGATGCTAATAACATAAAACTTACCGGAGATATTGAAATCGAAAGAGAAACTGAATCCATGGCAATTGTAAATGGACACAGTTTATTTGGGCAAGTAGTAGCATATAAATCTATGGAACTTGCAATTGACAAAGCTAAAAATACAGGTATTGGAATAGTAGGTACACACAATTCAAACCACTTCGGTGTAACAGGTTTCTACTCTGATTTAGCTAGAAAAAGAAATTGTATTGGATTAACCTTTGCAAACACTGAACCTGCAATTGCACCATTAAATGGTAAAAAACCATTAATCGGAACCAACCCTATTGCAATTAGTATTCCAAACCAAGAAACATATATTGCAACTGATATGGCAACATCCGCTACAGCAAGAGGTAAAATTCTAGAATCCAAGAGAAAAGGTTTAAAATTACCTGAAGGCGTAGCATTGGATAAAGATGGTAATCCAACCACTGACCCTGAGGAAGCATTAGAAGGTTCTATTTTGGCATTTGGTACCCACAAAGGTTACGCACTTGCATTTATGCTTGAGATATTATGTGGACCATTAGTAGGTGCTGAAGTTGGAACTGGTGTTACCGGTACAGCTGATTGGAGAAAAGATTGTACCAAAGGAGATTTATTCGTTGCAATAGATCCTGAAAAATTCGTTGGTTACGATGTATTTGAACAGGGAACTAACAAATTTATCAAAGAAGTTAGAGATGCAGATAATGGATTTGTTCCTGGAGATATCGAAAGTAAGAGAGTAGAAGACCATAAAGAAAATGGAATGCCTATTGATGATGCATTATACCAACAATTAAAAGATATCTGTGATGGATTAGATATTGATATAAGTAAATACATTACAGAATAGAATTTTAATTTCCTAATTTTTAAACTTAAATTAAAATAATTTATTATTTTAATTTTAAACTATTTTTATATACTTTTTATATCCAAATAAATACTGTTTTTAGAGCATATTAATTGCTTTTTATTAATAAATAGATTACCCTTATTTTAAAATAAAATAATTTACTATTTAATTAAATAAAAAAAAATACTGATTTTTAGAGCATATTAGTTTATTTTATAAATATTTGGATAAAATAAAATATTTTTGTTAAATAAATGCAATATGATATTTGTTTTATATTTTAAATATTTCAAATCTAAAAACTCGATTTTTACAAAGTCTTTAAATATTAAAGATTATTTTTTATTTTTTAATAATTAAAATGTATATCAAAGACAGAATAATTATTACAAAGCATTTGTATATAACAGATTATTAAAAACATGATTTAAAATTTTAAATGAAATTTAAAAATAGATTGAATTATTCCATTTAAATTAAAAATAAAGAAATAAGAAAATAAGACTATTTCAGATTTTGATTAAAAATATAATTCGAAAACTTAAAACTGATTCTAGAAAATTAAAAATCAATTAGATAAAAATAGAATACTAAATTAAATCCAATAATAAAAAAATGAACTTCAATATAATAAGATTAATTAAGATTTAAAATTAAAAAAGATTTTTATTTAGATATTTAATATTAAATAAAATTTAAGAAAAAAATATCATAATTAGTAAAATTAAAAAAAACTATATTAAATCAGAAGTAAAAATAAGAGGTGAAAAATGAAGTTATTCTGATTTAATCATAGTGAGAATCATTTTAAATGGAGAATTAACTGCTTGTAAAGCATGTGGAACATTTCCAGGCATTATAATCATTTGGCCTTTAGAAACAGTATGAGCTTGTCCTGCTAAGGTAATTTCTGCTTCCCCATCAATAACTTGAACAAATGCATCAAAAGGAGCACTATGTTCAGATAATCCTTGCCCTTTATCAAAAGCAAATATAGTTACGGTACCAATATCTTTTTTAATAATTTCCCTACTTACAACAGAACCTTCCTGGTATTCTGCTAAGGATTCTGTATCAATTACTTTTCCTTTTATATCATCAGTCATATTCTCGCCTTCAAAAATGATTAATTAAAAAATTTTAAAAATATTAGGATTTATTCTCCTAATATTCTTTTTATATCTTCTTTAGGATCGCCTATAGGAGTTAAGTTGAAGTTGTCTACTAATACTTTAACGATATCCTCATTTGCCCAAGCAGGTAAAATAGGTCCAATTAACATATCTTTTTTACCTAAGTAGAATAAAGCCCATAATACTGCTGCAGCTTTTTGTTCCATCCAACTTAATACGATAGTTAATGGTAAATCATTTAATTCACATTCGAATAAATCACATAATGCTAATGCAACATCAACTGCTGCAACTGCATCATTACATTGACCCATATCTAATAATCTTGGAATACCTTCAATATCCCCTAAGTCTAAATCATTGAATTTATATTTACCACAAGCTAAGGTTAATACAACAGTATCATCAGGTAAGTTCTTTACAAATTCTCTGTAGTAACTGTTTTTAGGATTTGGAGAGTCACAACCACCTACTAAGAAGAATCTTCTGATTTTTCCAGATTCGACTAACTCCTTAATTTTTGGAGCTAAACTTAAGATAGTGCTTACACCGAAACCAGTGGTAACTGTAGTAAGTTCTTCTGCTTCAAGACCACCTAATTCTTGTGCTTGTTTAATTAATGGTTCAAAGTTGTAATCAAGAATTTGAGGTACACAAGGTAATTTTGCAACACCACTGGTGTATATTCTGTCTTTGTAATCGTCTTTTGGTAATAAAACACAGTTTGAAGTAGCTAAGATAACTGCATTATATTTAGAGAATACCTCTTTTTGATCAAACCAAGGTCCTCCGATTTGACCCTTTAATGAGGAGTATTTTCTAAGTTCAGGATAACCATGTGCAGGTAACATTTCAGAGTGAGTGTAAACATTTACATCTGTTCCTTCACATTGTTTTAATAATTCTTCTAAAGCTTTTAAATCGTGTCCAGTTACAATAATAGCTGGTCCTTCTTGAGCCCCTACTTTAACTTCTACAGGTGTAGGTTCACCATAAGCTTCAATATGTGCATTTTTAAGTAATCTCATTACTTTTACACTAGCTTCACCTGCATCAAGTCCTAATTGAATTAAATCCTCAGTATCGAAGTTAACATTAGTCAAGGTTGTGTATAACCCTTTGGTTAAAAATTCATCTACTTCTGGATCTTTAGCCCCTAAATGATTTGCTTGATAATTATATGCACTAATACCTTTCATTGTAAATAACAAATTATCTTGTAATCTTGCAACTGTAGGTTCTTTTCCACAGATACCCTTCATAAAACATCCATTTCCAGCTACAGTCTGAGAACATTGGTAACAGAACATATCCAATCTTTCTTTTGGTAAATCTTTCATCATATAAATAACCTCCTATAGTTAATTATAAATTGAGTTTATATATTTATAAAGATTATGTAACTTAACAAGGGTTAAAAGTATTAAATTAAATATTATGAAAAATAAATTAATATACTAAGATTTTTGATAATGATTTAAGTAAAATTAAATTTTAGCATATTCATTTCATTTACAATAAAAATAATATTTATATCCTATTTGATTTTAAACATTATTTCCATAGAATAACAATAATATTAAGAATACTTTAAATTTGAATCTTAAATAGCTAAAAATTAAAGGTGACATAATGGCAAATATTACAGATGAAAAGATTATAGAATCTTTAAGATTATTTGGATTAACACGATATGAGGCATTGGCATATTATAATTTAAACTCCATGGTTGAAGCAAAAGCCATCGAGATAAGTGAAAAATCAGAGATTCCTAGAACTAAAATTTATAGTGTGTTAAGAAGATTGGATGAAAAGGGATTTATCGAAACAGAGAAGGGACATCCTAATACTTATAGATCAATATCACCTTCCTTAATATTTAAAGAAGAGAAAAACAAGTTAATTAACCAGTTAAACGCAGCAGAGATGGAATTGACCTATAACCATGAGAATCAAATAGCTAAAACACAGGCACCAATGTGGCTAATTAGGGGAGAAGAAAAAATTATCAATAAAGAGATTGAGATAATTAAAAAGGCTCAAAAAACAATCAATATGAGAATAGGTTTTCTATATAAAAATGAACTAGAACCATTAAAAAATGCTTTAAATAACGAGGTAAGAAACAATATAGAAGTAAATATCCTAGTTTCAAATGATCTTTATGAAAACAATAAGAAAGTAGATATCGAAAAGATATTCAATAATGAAAAGATACGCATTTATAAGGCAGATATTCCTAGTGTAAAGATGATGATACGTGATGGGAAGGAAATGTTACATATTTACAGTAAATTCAAAGAAAAATACATTCCAGTGAAAAACACGTCAATTGGCATGTGGAACCAGTATGAGGATATTTGTGAAAACTATGATAAGCGATTCTACAAATCCATGGAAAAATCTAAAAATAGGAAATCAAAAATGAAAAATAATAAAAATAGTAAGAAGTTAAATAATCTAAATTAATCTCAAATAAGTCAAAAACTTAAGGAAAAAATAAATAAGATTTAGAAAGTCTGCTAAAAATATAAAGTCCATTATAATGAATCACCATCATCTGAGGAGTCCCCCCTATATTCAGCGTAAAATCCATCAGTATCCGCATATATTGCATAGAAACCATATTTTTTAGCATTTTCAATAGTGTATAGAATATATTCCCTACCCCAAGCAGTAATGGCTTGGGCACATTCAAAGGAATACCATCTAAATTTGGAATATCCATAAACACCATACATTGTATTAATCAATCTTTTAATAGCCAATTGCTGAATATTTAACATTTTCTTCTCGGTCGGATCATTAGATTCTTTCATGATCTTTTTAATTCTAAGTCTTTCACTTAGAATGTTTCCAATTACCGATGGTATGAATCCTTTAGGTTCTTTTAGGAATTTATGATTATGTTCTGGACAGACATAATATCTTTCCTCATCACTTAAAGAGGAATCAGTATTATCCAAAGGATTAGAACCTTTAACTAAGACATCGGGACAAATATTCTTTGATATGATAATACTAGGATATAGGCTTCTAAAATCGAACTGTACAAGGTTTTCATGTAGACCAGGTACAGGTTCCTTTACAAATCCCCCCTCATTTTGATCATGAATCCTTGAGGCATCTCCTGCAGAAGGTTTGTTTGGTATAATCTCATTGATTTTATAAGCCTCTTTAACAAGATACCATTCTGCTTGTTGACCAGTGGTCATACGGGTTATATCAAAAAACGGTTGACCGACAATACGCGTAAGCTCTAGGTTTAATGGTAAAGTCTGCTCTGCAATCATTAAGGTTGATACAACATCATCTAAGGAATAGTCAAATAGCTCATCCAAATACCTATTGTCACTATCCCAGTATTTCCAGATAATCTCACCTGGAACATCCTTCTTCTCTTCACCAAATAGCTCCAGATATACACGCTCTAAGGTGTATCTGTCAAGACTCATGTATCTTCTCATAACCAAATATAAATCAACATGAACAAGACCCTTAAATGACGCGGCATCTGTAAATCCCCTTTTTATAAATTTTAAAGATGAACCATCCATACCTAAATCAAGTTCAATTCCATACATTCCTGCCCTATCCTTAAGATATGGAAAATCAAAATTATCAGAGTTATAACCTACTATAATATCTACCTGGTTTTCCTTAACAATTCTTACAAATTCCTCAATCATTTGTTTTTCCGAATCTAATCTCATGACAAAGGATTCGTCAGTATCTTCTACCTTATCTTTAGTGGATAAAACCTTTCTAATTCCAAAATTACTTGTAACACCAATCATGATTATCTCATCTATATCGGAATTCGGAAGGCCTCTAGGATTGTAAACCTCTAAATCAAAACTAAGTATATTGAAGTCAGTAAATGACTGGTCAAGGTTTTTTGGAGGATGATTTAATTTTACAATCTCAAGATTTTCATAATTGCTTGTAACGCTTTTATGGGAATCTAATAAGTCACCTTCAATTTCAATGACACTCATTGGTATAACATCATTATCCATTAAGTAACGTCTGTAGAATGGAATATCATGTTCACGAATATCAACTACAGAATCTAATCCTTTAATCTCATCCCTGTATTTAGGTACTTCCTGAGGATGTGAAAACGTGATTTTTATGAATTTTTTAGGAATCTGGAAGTCCTTCTTATCTACAATCTCAATATCCTCAGTCTCATATACTTCAAGATCTTTCAAGCATTGGTCCATATCTTTAGGTTCTATATAGAAATATGGTTGGAAAATATAGTCTAATGCAATAATTCTCTTAGGATTTTCACCTTCAACTTCCCTTCCAAGTAAACGTATAACAGGCTTTTCATCTTCTGTAATATAATCAATATCCAAAAGCACCATGTTTCTTTTAACCATATTAACACCCAGATTTTTAATATCTCTAAAACTTAATTTAATAGTTTAAAATACATATAATTATTGCTCAATTTCTAAAAAATTGTCATTATTCTCATTTTGATTTTCAAATTCTTTCTCTTCCTTATATGCCTTGATTACAGCAGATGCAACACCTAATATCAATGGTCCTAAGATAAAACCTACAATACCCATTACTAAAGGTCCTGCAATAAAACCTAAAAGTAGGATTAACGGATGTATATCTGCATATTTTCCTGCAATGGCAGGTCTTATATACATATCGCTTAAAGACAGTCCGCAACCAAATATTACAACTAATATTAATCTTATATAGTTTCCGGCAAAGAAATCTTTAACGGCCAATATACAATATACTGGCCATGGTCCAATAACTGGAATCAATTGACAGATACCGGTTATAATTCCTAAAAATCCGCTGTATGAATACCCAAGTAAACTGTAACCTACAAATGCGATGATACCAATGATTATACTTGTAAGCACATGCCCGTAAAAGATACTTTTTAAGACATCCTTTATCTGGTTAAACATCCTATCAAAGAATGATGTTTTTCTATCGGGAATAAATGAAAATATATAATCCCAACATTTATCACCGTCACGTGCAAAGTAAAAGGTTGTGAAGATTAAAACCAATATTTGAACGGAGATATTAGGTATATCACGAATAAGGCTTATAAGATAACTAGACAACCACTTAAAAATACTGTTAAAACCATTATAAATACCATTTGCAATAGAATGACTCATACCCTTATATTGATAAGGTAATATTGAAGCTATCCAGGTATTAAGCTGATTCATGTCCAAAGTAGACAGATTTCCAGTACTACCTAAAAGTGATGATATGAGACTTATTGACATTGTAACAATATAAACCAATAACAATATTATGGGGATGATTATCAAAAGCATTCCCAAAATGTTTGATAATGAGGCGGAGGGTATTTTATTATTTAATCTTCTTGCAACTGGTCTTACACCTAGAGACAATATAATTCCAAGAATCACCATATTCAACACAGGTGTTAAAACCATTATAGAAAGTATTGCGAAAACGATTATAATGATTAAGGGAGTTGTAAGTTTATCTGAAATATTAATTGACATAATATCTTTTTATAATTAAATGAATTGTAAAATTTTCTTTAGCTCTGAGGAATAATATTAAACCAGACAATCTATAGTTCTTTAATTCAGTATAATTAAATTAAATTAATTTTTCTTTAATATTAACTAAAACCAAATTAACAGAGATAAATCCCGAATTAAATTAAATTCTTTCACCAGAGGGAGCTCTTCTATACTTTCCAAACTCGGTAATAAGTTTTAAACTATCGTTATCAAATACAGGACCTTCCTTACATACTCTCCAACCAGTTG comes from Methanobrevibacter boviskoreani JH1 and encodes:
- a CDS encoding TrmB family transcriptional regulator, with product MANITDEKIIESLRLFGLTRYEALAYYNLNSMVEAKAIEISEKSEIPRTKIYSVLRRLDEKGFIETEKGHPNTYRSISPSLIFKEEKNKLINQLNAAEMELTYNHENQIAKTQAPMWLIRGEEKIINKEIEIIKKAQKTINMRIGFLYKNELEPLKNALNNEVRNNIEVNILVSNDLYENNKKVDIEKIFNNEKIRIYKADIPSVKMMIRDGKEMLHIYSKFKEKYIPVKNTSIGMWNQYEDICENYDKRFYKSMEKSKNRKSKMKNNKNSKKLNNLN
- a CDS encoding cupin domain-containing protein; translated protein: MTDDIKGKVIDTESLAEYQEGSVVSREIIKKDIGTVTIFAFDKGQGLSEHSAPFDAFVQVIDGEAEITLAGQAHTVSKGQMIIMPGNVPHALQAVNSPFKMILTMIKSE
- a CDS encoding AI-2E family transporter, whose amino-acid sequence is MSINISDKLTTPLIIIIVFAILSIMVLTPVLNMVILGIILSLGVRPVARRLNNKIPSASLSNILGMLLIIIPIILLLVYIVTMSISLISSLLGSTGNLSTLDMNQLNTWIASILPYQYKGMSHSIANGIYNGFNSIFKWLSSYLISLIRDIPNISVQILVLIFTTFYFARDGDKCWDYIFSFIPDRKTSFFDRMFNQIKDVLKSIFYGHVLTSIIIGIIAFVGYSLLGYSYSGFLGIITGICQLIPVIGPWPVYCILAVKDFFAGNYIRLILVVIFGCGLSLSDMYIRPAIAGKYADIHPLILLLGFIAGPLVMGIVGFILGPLILGVASAVIKAYKEEKEFENQNENNDNFLEIEQ
- the purM gene encoding phosphoribosylformylglycinamidine cyclo-ligase, translating into MVTYSESGVDIDLEAVTVSKLASKLKDTLENREVLTESGHFAALIPLEDKAIAMSTDGVGSKILIAKMMNKFDTVGIDCIAMVVNDILCVGAEPIALVDYLAVEEPDPERAEEIAEGLVKGANESNIAIIGGETASLPGIIKDFDLAGTGIGYVDKDRIITGSEIEEGDILIGLRSTGIHSNGYSLARKALFENAGLKIDDPLPYDSNTTVGEELLKPTKLYVKPIVDLLKSDFNIKGLAHITGGGFTNLNRLKDGVGYNINNLPEPQDIFKLIYQQDVPIEEMYRVFNMGIGFVVIASAEDADAILERLNESVEAYKIGNVISEEKIIIKTFEDTEIEY
- the comC gene encoding L-sulfolactate dehydrogenase; this encodes MQITEENEKALVKEILLKLGVNDADANLVTEVVLDADLKGFTSHGIGRFPQYIKTIDANNIKLTGDIEIERETESMAIVNGHSLFGQVVAYKSMELAIDKAKNTGIGIVGTHNSNHFGVTGFYSDLARKRNCIGLTFANTEPAIAPLNGKKPLIGTNPIAISIPNQETYIATDMATSATARGKILESKRKGLKLPEGVALDKDGNPTTDPEEALEGSILAFGTHKGYALAFMLEILCGPLVGAEVGTGVTGTADWRKDCTKGDLFVAIDPEKFVGYDVFEQGTNKFIKEVRDADNGFVPGDIESKRVEDHKENGMPIDDALYQQLKDICDGLDIDISKYITE
- a CDS encoding DNA-directed DNA polymerase, coding for MVKRNMVLLDIDYITEDEKPVIRLLGREVEGENPKRIIALDYIFQPYFYIEPKDMDQCLKDLEVYETEDIEIVDKKDFQIPKKFIKITFSHPQEVPKYRDEIKGLDSVVDIREHDIPFYRRYLMDNDVIPMSVIEIEGDLLDSHKSVTSNYENLEIVKLNHPPKNLDQSFTDFNILSFDLEVYNPRGLPNSDIDEIIMIGVTSNFGIRKVLSTKDKVEDTDESFVMRLDSEKQMIEEFVRIVKENQVDIIVGYNSDNFDFPYLKDRAGMYGIELDLGMDGSSLKFIKRGFTDAASFKGLVHVDLYLVMRRYMSLDRYTLERVYLELFGEEKKDVPGEIIWKYWDSDNRYLDELFDYSLDDVVSTLMIAEQTLPLNLELTRIVGQPFFDITRMTTGQQAEWYLVKEAYKINEIIPNKPSAGDASRIHDQNEGGFVKEPVPGLHENLVQFDFRSLYPSIIISKNICPDVLVKGSNPLDNTDSSLSDEERYYVCPEHNHKFLKEPKGFIPSVIGNILSERLRIKKIMKESNDPTEKKMLNIQQLAIKRLINTMYGVYGYSKFRWYSFECAQAITAWGREYILYTIENAKKYGFYAIYADTDGFYAEYRGDSSDDGDSL
- the hcp gene encoding hydroxylamine reductase, whose translation is MMKDLPKERLDMFCYQCSQTVAGNGCFMKGICGKEPTVARLQDNLLFTMKGISAYNYQANHLGAKDPEVDEFLTKGLYTTLTNVNFDTEDLIQLGLDAGEASVKVMRLLKNAHIEAYGEPTPVEVKVGAQEGPAIIVTGHDLKALEELLKQCEGTDVNVYTHSEMLPAHGYPELRKYSSLKGQIGGPWFDQKEVFSKYNAVILATSNCVLLPKDDYKDRIYTSGVAKLPCVPQILDYNFEPLIKQAQELGGLEAEELTTVTTGFGVSTILSLAPKIKELVESGKIRRFFLVGGCDSPNPKNSYYREFVKNLPDDTVVLTLACGKYKFNDLDLGDIEGIPRLLDMGQCNDAVAAVDVALALCDLFECELNDLPLTIVLSWMEQKAAAVLWALFYLGKKDMLIGPILPAWANEDIVKVLVDNFNLTPIGDPKEDIKRILGE
- a CDS encoding beta-CASP ribonuclease aCPSF1, producing the protein MASKILEETKKTIMDRLPERVQVAKVEFEGPELVIYTKNPEIITENGDLIRNLAKDIRKRIIIRSDKSVLLDPEETINKVHEIVPEDAQISDISFDDVTCEVIIEAMKPGLVIGKYGVTSREIVKQTGWAPKILRTPPISSEIIGRIRNTMKNSSKERKKFLVNLGERIHQPPKYENDWARLTSMGGFKEVGRSCMLLQTPNSRVLLDCGVNVAANEDKNAYPYLNVPEFSIQDLDAVVISHAHLDHVGFLPYLYHYGYEGPVYCTTPTRDLMTLLQMDHIDIAHREDHPLPFNVKHVQKCIKHTITLDYGEVTDISPDIRLTLHNAGHILGSAMCHMHIGDGQHNLVYTGDFKYERSRLLEPATTRFPRAETIVMESTYGGRDDIHPSRNEAEKQMMKYIYLTLKRGGKVLVPVFAVGRAQELMIVLEEYMRHGLIDEVPIYIDGMIWEATAIHTARPEYLSKDLRDQIFHMGRNPFVSDSFIKVNNPDQRKDIVEGDPCIILSTSGMLTGGNSVEYFKCLCEDEKNTLIFVGYQAEGSLGKRIQKGYKEIPLEVNNKTKVFNVKMEIETISGFSGHSNRRQLMEYVKRLSPRPEKIIVCHGDPYKTVDLASSIHRSYKMETKTPLNLECTRIQ